A stretch of the Sphingobacterium thalpophilum genome encodes the following:
- the nusG gene encoding transcription termination/antitermination protein NusG, translating to MADQGLKWYVVRAVSGKEKKVKQYIDAEVSRLGIEHLVPQVLIPMEKYYLMRDGKKVAKERNYYPGYVLLEAALDGELEHIIKNINSVIGFLGDKAGNAVPLRQSEVNRILGKVDEMAEQGETINVPYYVGETVKVNDGPFNGFTGEIEEVHEDKKKLIVMVKVFGRKTPLELNYMQVEKE from the coding sequence ATGGCAGATCAAGGTTTAAAATGGTACGTAGTTCGTGCTGTAAGTGGGAAAGAGAAGAAAGTAAAGCAATATATTGATGCCGAGGTTAGTCGTTTAGGTATTGAGCACTTGGTTCCTCAAGTGTTGATTCCGATGGAAAAATATTACTTGATGCGCGATGGTAAGAAGGTTGCCAAAGAACGTAACTACTATCCTGGATATGTGTTGTTAGAGGCCGCTCTTGATGGTGAATTAGAACACATCATCAAAAATATCAATAGCGTCATTGGGTTCTTGGGTGATAAGGCAGGTAATGCTGTGCCTTTGCGCCAATCTGAAGTAAACCGCATTCTAGGTAAAGTGGATGAGATGGCAGAGCAAGGTGAAACTATCAATGTCCCTTACTATGTGGGTGAGACTGTAAAGGTAAACGATGGTCCGTTTAATGGTTTCACAGGTGAAATTGAAGAGGTACATGAGGATAAAAAGAAGTTGATCGTCATGGTGAAGGTTTTTGGCCGGAAGACTCCTCTCGAATTGAACTATATGCAAGTCGAAAAAGAATAA
- the secE gene encoding preprotein translocase subunit SecE, translated as MAKVLDFFKDSYVEITEKVTWPTWSQLQSSAVIVLVASLLIALVVFVMDKASSVGLEFLYGIAS; from the coding sequence ATGGCAAAAGTACTTGATTTTTTTAAAGACTCTTATGTAGAGATCACTGAGAAAGTGACTTGGCCTACATGGTCACAGTTGCAAAGCTCAGCTGTTATTGTGCTTGTTGCGTCTCTTCTTATTGCATTGGTTGTCTTTGTGATGGATAAAGCATCGAGTGTAGGGTTAGAGTTCTTGTACGGTATTGCTTCTTAA
- the tuf gene encoding elongation factor Tu yields the protein MAKEKFDRSKPHLNIGTIGHVDHGKTTTTAAITKVLADKGLSEARSFDSIDSAPEEKERGITINTAHVEYSTANRHYAHVDCPGHADYVKNMVTGAAQMDGAIIVVAATDGPMPQTREHILLARQVGVPALVVFMNKTDLVDDPELLDLVEMEVRELLSFYEFPGDDIPVIKGSALGALNGEPEWVDKIMELMDAVDNYIPIPPRLTDLPFLMPIEDVFSITGRGTVATGRIERGVINSGDPVEILGMGAENLKSTVTGVEMFRKILDYGEAGDNVGLLLRGIEKTDIKRGMVICKPGSVTPHTDFKAEVYVLSKAEGGRHTPFFNKYRPQFYFRTTDVTGEISLPEGTEMVMPGDNVTITVKLINAIAMEKGLRFAIREGGRTVGAGQVTEILA from the coding sequence ATGGCAAAAGAGAAATTTGACCGTAGTAAACCACACTTAAACATTGGTACTATCGGTCACGTTGACCACGGTAAAACTACAACTACAGCTGCTATCACTAAAGTATTGGCTGATAAAGGTTTGTCAGAAGCTCGTTCATTTGATTCAATTGACTCTGCTCCTGAAGAAAAAGAGCGTGGTATCACAATCAATACTGCACACGTAGAATATTCTACAGCTAACCGTCACTATGCACACGTTGACTGTCCAGGTCACGCTGACTACGTTAAAAACATGGTAACTGGTGCTGCTCAGATGGACGGTGCTATCATCGTAGTTGCTGCGACTGATGGTCCTATGCCTCAAACTCGCGAGCACATCTTGTTGGCTCGTCAGGTAGGTGTTCCTGCGTTAGTAGTATTCATGAACAAAACTGACTTAGTTGATGACCCTGAGTTGTTAGACTTAGTTGAAATGGAAGTTCGTGAGTTGTTATCATTCTACGAATTCCCTGGTGATGACATTCCTGTAATCAAAGGTTCTGCTTTAGGTGCATTGAACGGTGAGCCTGAGTGGGTTGATAAAATCATGGAATTGATGGATGCTGTTGATAACTACATTCCAATTCCTCCACGTTTGACTGATTTACCTTTCTTGATGCCAATCGAGGACGTTTTCTCAATCACAGGTCGTGGTACAGTTGCTACAGGTCGTATCGAAAGAGGTGTAATCAACTCTGGTGATCCAGTTGAGATCTTAGGTATGGGTGCTGAGAACTTGAAATCTACTGTAACAGGTGTTGAGATGTTCCGTAAAATCTTAGATTACGGTGAAGCTGGTGATAACGTAGGTCTATTATTACGTGGTATCGAGAAAACTGATATCAAACGTGGTATGGTTATCTGTAAACCAGGTTCAGTAACTCCTCACACAGATTTCAAAGCTGAGGTTTATGTATTGTCAAAAGCTGAAGGTGGTCGTCACACTCCTTTCTTCAACAAATACCGTCCTCAGTTCTATTTCCGTACAACTGACGTAACTGGTGAGATCTCTTTACCAGAAGGTACTGAGATGGTTATGCCAGGTGATAACGTTACAATCACTGTTAAGTTGATCAACGCTATCGCGATGGAAAAAGGTCTACGTTTCGCTATCCGTGAAGGTGGTCGTACAGTAGGTGCTGGTCAGGTAACTGAAATCTTAGCGTAA
- a CDS encoding BamA/TamA family outer membrane protein — MQILSQSLSKLTRYTAVLTLLIAGAGDLKGQNIIQRLSKKFLSAEKDSTRSGSFMVLPAVGYAQETGVEYGLSSSYNFYLDKSDPHIRTSTMLLMGTFTSKHQSNFKFQTDLWTKNNDYHFISEIRYRDWPFNYYGIGMDTWKADEERIAQKLFRIKLEAEKKVGKNLYSGLNVQFDDFSIRSDSNDYIFNQSGLIGKNGGQQLLLGVSQLFDNRDNVSYSTRGYYAKLRLAYAPKLWTSADFNGFNLDIDLRGFIPLHRQLTLAVQGIFRSTFGKTVPFYNYRELGGDMIMRGYYLGRYRDKNYLASQAELRYRFHPRFGIVGFSGLGSTFSKENSSRYVPSYGGGLRYFFSLEHNSSIRFDYSYGERRAGEKRQSGFYLSLSEAF, encoded by the coding sequence ATGCAAATTTTATCCCAATCACTTTCAAAGCTGACCCGCTATACCGCGGTGTTGACACTGCTAATAGCTGGGGCAGGCGATTTGAAGGGTCAAAATATTATTCAAAGACTGAGTAAAAAATTCCTTTCAGCAGAGAAAGATTCGACGCGTTCGGGCAGTTTCATGGTTTTGCCTGCTGTTGGATATGCACAGGAGACTGGTGTGGAATACGGACTGTCGAGCTCCTATAATTTTTATCTCGACAAGTCGGACCCCCATATACGCACCTCCACGATGTTGCTCATGGGGACATTTACTTCCAAACACCAATCCAACTTCAAATTTCAAACCGATCTGTGGACAAAAAATAATGACTATCATTTTATCAGCGAAATCCGCTACCGCGACTGGCCCTTCAATTATTACGGGATCGGCATGGATACTTGGAAAGCAGACGAAGAGCGCATCGCGCAAAAACTGTTTCGGATCAAGTTGGAAGCAGAGAAAAAAGTGGGAAAAAACCTGTATTCGGGCCTCAATGTTCAATTCGATGATTTTAGCATTCGCAGTGATAGCAATGATTACATATTTAATCAGTCCGGACTCATTGGGAAAAACGGCGGACAGCAGCTGCTCCTAGGTGTTTCGCAGCTATTTGATAATCGCGACAATGTCTCTTACAGCACCCGCGGCTATTATGCGAAATTGCGTCTTGCCTATGCTCCCAAATTATGGACCAGCGCAGATTTTAACGGTTTCAACTTGGATATAGACCTCCGCGGCTTCATTCCCCTGCATCGGCAACTTACATTAGCAGTACAGGGAATTTTCCGCTCCACATTTGGTAAAACAGTACCTTTCTATAACTATCGTGAACTTGGCGGCGACATGATCATGCGGGGCTACTATTTGGGTCGTTATCGCGACAAAAATTACTTGGCTTCGCAGGCCGAACTACGTTACCGCTTCCACCCGCGCTTTGGTATCGTGGGTTTTTCTGGGCTTGGTTCCACCTTTTCCAAAGAAAACAGCAGCCGCTATGTACCCAGTTATGGTGGCGGGCTACGCTACTTCTTCAGCCTTGAACATAACAGCAGCATCCGATTTGATTATTCTTATGGTGAACGGCGAGCCGGAGAGAAACGTCAGTCCGGATTCTATCTATCCTTAAGTGAAGCATTTTAA
- a CDS encoding sensor histidine kinase, whose amino-acid sequence MSRGKLFNAMKIVLLLAASVAVAYLGIKREYVQASLIFCIMLYLGFSLYAQYNFLVRQLVEFSEAVKYRDFTRRFLVKNPKSVEGQLFFAFNQINETYKEISIKQEIQHQYLDRVINMLNSAIIFYEIGTGKVMWVNDAFKQLFHLPHLGNIAGLKKKNQDLYEKTMQLDHGQQQMESIQSSKGKIKLLIQSSSFETQDAVFRIVVYQNINEAIDETETKAWHKLLRVLTHEIMNSIAPISSLAETLNGRLDHFRGQEDIEDLKTGISTIKRRSEGLLHFAKSYRMINKVDQPQVAPIQVSQLFEHIYQLLEPTLIQRNIDVDIILKNTRLVLYADVNLIEQVIINMMLNAIDAVKSKAAGYISLSALEIDGRIQIRIEDNGAGIPADLQEQIFTPFFTTKKTGTGVGLTLSKQIMLLHKGTIFLNSVEGAGSVFILQF is encoded by the coding sequence ATGAGTCGGGGTAAACTATTCAATGCCATGAAGATTGTTCTGCTTCTGGCCGCTTCGGTTGCGGTAGCTTACTTGGGCATCAAGCGAGAATATGTGCAAGCATCCCTGATTTTTTGTATCATGCTTTATCTTGGTTTTAGTCTGTATGCGCAGTATAATTTTTTGGTTCGTCAACTTGTCGAGTTTTCAGAAGCAGTCAAATACCGTGATTTCACACGGAGGTTTCTGGTAAAAAATCCGAAGTCTGTTGAAGGACAGCTTTTCTTTGCATTTAATCAGATCAATGAAACGTATAAGGAGATTAGTATCAAACAGGAGATACAACATCAATACCTTGACCGTGTGATCAATATGTTGAACTCAGCCATTATATTCTATGAAATTGGCACAGGCAAAGTGATGTGGGTAAACGACGCTTTTAAGCAGCTTTTTCATTTGCCGCACCTTGGAAATATAGCAGGGCTAAAGAAAAAAAATCAGGATCTATACGAGAAAACAATGCAGCTCGACCATGGGCAGCAACAGATGGAATCCATTCAGTCCAGCAAAGGAAAAATTAAGCTCCTGATTCAAAGTTCAAGTTTTGAGACACAAGATGCAGTTTTCCGCATCGTGGTTTATCAGAATATCAATGAAGCTATCGACGAGACGGAAACAAAGGCCTGGCATAAATTGCTGCGTGTACTTACGCACGAAATCATGAACTCCATTGCTCCGATCAGTTCATTGGCCGAAACACTCAACGGCCGTCTGGACCATTTTAGAGGACAGGAAGATATCGAAGACCTGAAAACAGGCATATCCACAATCAAGCGCCGGAGTGAAGGTTTGCTTCATTTTGCAAAGAGCTATCGTATGATCAATAAAGTTGATCAGCCACAGGTAGCGCCAATTCAGGTATCCCAGCTATTTGAACATATTTATCAGCTGCTGGAGCCTACGCTCATCCAGAGGAATATAGACGTGGACATCATTTTAAAAAACACCCGTCTTGTGCTGTATGCCGACGTAAATCTCATCGAGCAGGTTATTATCAATATGATGCTGAATGCCATCGATGCAGTCAAGTCAAAAGCGGCGGGATATATCAGCCTGTCGGCACTGGAAATTGATGGCAGGATACAGATCAGGATTGAAGATAATGGGGCCGGAATCCCAGCGGATCTGCAGGAACAGATATTCACACCTTTCTTTACCACAAAGAAAACAGGGACAGGGGTCGGACTCACCCTGAGCAAACAAATTATGCTGCTCCACAAAGGAACGATTTTCCTCAATAGTGTGGAGGGAGCAGGGAGTGTGTTTATCCTGCAATTTTAG
- a CDS encoding sigma-54-dependent transcriptional regulator, giving the protein MKKASILVVDDDQDLLTAARILLKPKVSHVQVETNPENLIGHLDKMPYDLVLLDMNFKSTINTGNEGLYWLSRIKEKFPHVHVIMITAYGAVDLAVKSLKQGAADFVVKPWENEQLLNTIESTLAESKNKEKKNKSSLLRSSNSPDLIGNSPVMDELQYKLEKIAPTDANILILGENGTGKDLIAQAIQRRSLRADRVYVKVDVGALTETLFESELFGYKKGAFTDAREDRQGRFEAANGGTLFLDEIGNISLQQQAKLLTVLQNRQVTPLGSYQAIPVDIRLISATNVPLKQLADESRFRKDLIYRINTVEIQVPPLRERGEDIKVLAAYFLDIYAKKYNKRIEGFEPDAIKKMFAYHFPGNVRELQYSIERAVIMADQISIAGNDLFFSPIEQQAEMPVAATMPGSQNLEELERKAIKSAIERYNGNISKAAKELGLTRAALYRRLEKYDI; this is encoded by the coding sequence ATGAAAAAAGCATCTATTTTAGTAGTCGACGACGATCAAGATTTATTAACGGCAGCGAGAATTCTGCTCAAACCCAAAGTTAGTCATGTCCAGGTGGAAACTAATCCGGAAAATCTGATCGGACATCTGGACAAAATGCCTTATGACCTCGTGCTTCTGGATATGAACTTCAAGAGCACCATCAATACAGGAAATGAAGGCTTGTATTGGTTATCACGGATTAAAGAAAAATTTCCCCATGTTCATGTGATTATGATCACTGCTTATGGCGCCGTGGATCTAGCTGTTAAGTCCCTAAAGCAGGGCGCAGCTGATTTTGTTGTCAAGCCATGGGAGAATGAGCAGCTATTGAACACAATTGAAAGTACGCTCGCCGAGTCAAAAAATAAAGAGAAGAAAAATAAAAGCTCACTACTAAGATCTAGCAATAGCCCTGATCTTATTGGCAATTCGCCGGTGATGGATGAATTGCAGTATAAGTTGGAGAAGATTGCACCTACAGATGCGAATATTCTCATTCTGGGCGAAAATGGTACTGGTAAGGACCTGATTGCTCAGGCCATCCAGCGCAGGTCACTGCGTGCAGATCGTGTTTACGTAAAGGTCGATGTGGGGGCATTGACAGAAACGTTGTTTGAGAGTGAACTTTTTGGCTATAAGAAAGGAGCGTTTACAGATGCCCGCGAGGACCGTCAGGGCAGGTTTGAAGCAGCAAACGGCGGGACGTTATTTCTCGATGAAATCGGAAATATATCTCTACAGCAACAAGCTAAGCTACTGACTGTGCTTCAAAATCGCCAGGTCACACCGCTAGGTTCTTACCAGGCTATTCCTGTCGATATACGTTTGATCTCGGCAACAAATGTTCCTCTCAAGCAACTGGCTGATGAAAGCCGGTTTCGAAAAGATCTGATCTATCGCATCAATACAGTGGAGATCCAGGTGCCGCCCTTGCGGGAGAGGGGAGAAGATATCAAGGTGCTGGCGGCATATTTTTTGGATATCTATGCAAAAAAATACAATAAAAGAATTGAAGGTTTTGAGCCGGATGCCATAAAAAAGATGTTTGCTTATCATTTTCCGGGCAATGTGCGTGAGCTTCAATACAGTATAGAGCGGGCGGTGATCATGGCTGACCAGATCAGCATTGCTGGTAATGACTTGTTTTTTTCTCCCATTGAGCAGCAGGCCGAAATGCCTGTTGCTGCAACCATGCCCGGTAGTCAAAATCTGGAAGAGCTGGAACGCAAAGCAATCAAGTCGGCCATCGAACGATACAATGGAAATATCAGCAAAGCCGCCAAAGAGCTGGGACTTACCCGTGCCGCACTCTACAGACGTCTGGAAAAATATGATATCTAG
- a CDS encoding TolC family protein, which produces MKRVYIYTTLCFLLSYGSAKAQQAEQGLSERETGTSIVTTGDNKQMTKRTLAECIQLAVKANPTLLQNELDVRRAEVNLAQAKANRLPDVNASLQHSLTSGRSQDNSTLQYISSNNSTGNFSLGASLPLFRGFRLFNEIRMRADAKTAGKLTFDTQINALKLDVITAYIQSLTAQDILRQSEMQTEVTREQVRRAETMHKEGAINPGDYFDLKGQLANDVNMVENNRQLLYSSRVKLATLLNMDENQLGELDNLRMQESGQRLDAKQLYEMAVAQLPDMQALDYQIKVAERNIKIAKSYYYPSLSLSAGLGSNYSKLGIQGTYWSQMRNNVGKSISLNLSVPIFNHLQVYNNVRLAKLDLQAAKYQKEIQANILRSATSNAVFNLQNASNMITQLRSQNENYAESFRIAKVVFELGNSNSVIFLTAKNKYDSSQIQLLVKQYEWLLQKYINDYYAGSLNL; this is translated from the coding sequence ATGAAGAGAGTCTATATATATACTACGTTATGTTTTTTATTGAGTTATGGCAGCGCAAAAGCGCAACAGGCTGAGCAGGGACTATCAGAAAGAGAGACCGGGACATCGATAGTCACAACGGGCGACAATAAACAAATGACCAAACGAACTTTAGCTGAATGTATACAATTAGCTGTAAAAGCCAATCCAACCCTATTGCAGAATGAACTGGATGTGAGGCGTGCAGAGGTGAATTTAGCACAAGCTAAAGCGAATAGACTTCCCGATGTAAATGCAAGTCTACAGCATAGCCTGACATCTGGAAGATCGCAGGATAATTCTACCCTTCAATATATTTCATCCAACAATTCGACAGGGAATTTTTCCTTGGGTGCAAGTCTTCCACTATTTAGAGGGTTTCGTCTATTTAACGAAATTCGGATGCGTGCTGATGCAAAGACTGCCGGTAAATTGACTTTTGATACGCAGATTAATGCTTTAAAACTGGATGTTATTACTGCTTATATCCAAAGTTTGACTGCTCAGGATATATTGAGACAATCCGAAATGCAGACTGAGGTAACCCGGGAACAGGTTCGCCGGGCGGAGACGATGCATAAGGAAGGTGCCATCAACCCGGGAGACTACTTTGATTTGAAAGGACAACTGGCCAACGATGTTAATATGGTTGAGAATAACCGGCAGTTACTCTATAGTAGCCGAGTGAAACTCGCCACCTTGCTAAATATGGATGAAAATCAATTGGGAGAATTGGATAACCTAAGAATGCAGGAAAGCGGGCAACGACTGGATGCGAAACAGCTATATGAAATGGCTGTTGCTCAATTGCCCGATATGCAGGCGCTGGATTATCAGATTAAAGTGGCGGAGCGGAATATTAAGATTGCGAAATCATATTATTATCCATCGTTGAGTTTGAGCGCTGGTTTAGGCTCCAATTATTCTAAATTGGGGATTCAAGGGACGTATTGGTCACAAATGCGTAATAACGTCGGAAAGTCTATTTCTTTAAATCTCTCTGTTCCTATTTTTAATCATTTACAGGTTTACAACAACGTCCGTTTAGCGAAGTTAGATCTACAAGCAGCTAAGTATCAAAAAGAGATTCAGGCAAATATTTTACGGTCTGCCACATCCAATGCTGTTTTTAATTTGCAGAACGCCAGTAACATGATTACACAATTACGTAGTCAAAATGAAAATTATGCGGAATCTTTCCGCATAGCTAAAGTCGTATTCGAACTGGGAAACAGTAATTCTGTTATCTTTCTTACGGCCAAAAATAAATACGACAGTAGTCAGATTCAATTGCTTGTGAAGCAATATGAATGGCTGCTGCAAAAATATATCAACGATTATTACGCAGGCTCGTTAAATTTATAG
- a CDS encoding efflux RND transporter periplasmic adaptor subunit, which translates to MDRPLEKKKWNSKRIMTIVGITGIVGLIGASFYFTSGKSKLNVEAERISIVEIKNGNFQEFIPINGTVLPISSIYLDASVGGRVEEKFVEDGTILKKGDPIMRLSNTDQELTLVQQETQVLNLLTQSQIAQTNAQQASINNRNQMADVEQAYREAERVYNLNRKLLTEKAIGTQEFEKSQNEYNYQKERVNLTKQILKQDEISNAQKANQDKQTYQRTQSALELMKRKIGDLIVRAPVDGQLTSFDAEIGQNKNAGERLGQIDVLTGFKVRADIDEHYINRIFPDLQGEFSIGDKTYKLRIKKVYTQVTNGRFQVDMEFINDVPKGIRRGQTLQIRLALSDETKALLLAKGGFYQQTGGNWIFKLDKNGSTAYRVDIQLGRQNPEYYEVIKGLQPGDKVVVSSYETYDKVQELNIK; encoded by the coding sequence ATGGACAGACCTTTAGAAAAGAAGAAGTGGAATAGCAAACGTATCATGACCATTGTAGGAATTACGGGCATTGTTGGGTTAATAGGAGCCAGCTTTTATTTTACCTCGGGCAAGAGCAAGCTCAACGTTGAAGCTGAACGCATCTCTATCGTCGAAATAAAAAATGGAAATTTTCAGGAATTCATTCCTATCAACGGCACAGTACTTCCAATCAGCAGCATCTACCTCGACGCATCTGTGGGCGGCCGTGTAGAAGAAAAATTTGTGGAAGATGGTACTATCTTAAAGAAAGGTGATCCTATTATGCGTCTCTCCAATACGGATCAGGAGCTTACCCTGGTACAACAAGAAACACAAGTACTGAATCTCTTAACACAGTCCCAAATTGCGCAGACCAATGCACAACAAGCATCGATTAACAACCGAAACCAGATGGCTGATGTAGAACAGGCTTATCGAGAAGCTGAACGTGTCTATAACCTAAACAGAAAATTACTCACCGAAAAAGCTATTGGTACACAGGAATTCGAAAAATCTCAGAACGAATATAACTATCAAAAAGAACGGGTCAATTTGACCAAACAGATCCTCAAACAGGACGAGATCTCCAATGCGCAAAAAGCCAATCAGGATAAGCAGACCTACCAACGTACACAGAGCGCATTGGAACTGATGAAAAGAAAAATTGGTGATCTTATCGTTAGAGCGCCTGTTGACGGACAATTGACCTCCTTCGATGCAGAAATTGGACAAAACAAAAACGCCGGGGAACGGTTGGGACAAATCGACGTGCTGACTGGATTCAAAGTACGGGCCGATATTGACGAGCACTATATTAACCGCATTTTTCCGGACTTGCAGGGCGAGTTTTCCATTGGTGACAAAACCTATAAGTTACGTATCAAGAAGGTATATACCCAAGTCACCAATGGCCGATTCCAGGTGGATATGGAATTCATCAATGATGTTCCTAAGGGAATTCGTCGTGGTCAGACTTTACAGATTCGTCTTGCATTAAGCGACGAGACCAAAGCTCTGTTATTGGCAAAAGGGGGATTCTATCAGCAAACTGGTGGCAACTGGATATTCAAGCTGGATAAAAACGGAAGCACTGCTTATCGCGTGGATATCCAACTGGGACGACAAAACCCCGAATACTACGAAGTTATAAAAGGCTTACAACCAGGCGATAAAGTGGTCGTATCCAGCTATGAGACCTACGACAAAGTGCAGGAGCTAAATATTAAATGA
- a CDS encoding ABC transporter ATP-binding protein, with translation MIKITNLQKYYRTEEVETVALNNLNIHVKEGEFVAVMGPSGCGKSTLLNIIGLLDDLDEGSYLFNDIEVAKFKERGRSDLRKHNIGFVFQSFNLIDELTVFENVELPLVYTNVPAAERKRRVEEVLEKVQIMHRRNHFPQQLSGGQQQRVAVARAVVNNPKLILADEPTGNLDSNNGNEVMQLLTELNEAGTTIVMVTHSEHDAKFADRVIRMLDGQVIMETSSLS, from the coding sequence ATGATTAAAATAACAAATCTTCAAAAGTATTACCGCACTGAAGAAGTAGAGACAGTCGCATTGAATAATTTGAACATCCATGTCAAAGAAGGCGAATTTGTTGCCGTCATGGGGCCTTCCGGTTGCGGGAAATCTACACTATTAAATATCATCGGCCTACTGGATGATCTGGATGAAGGCAGTTACTTGTTTAACGATATAGAAGTGGCCAAATTCAAAGAACGTGGTCGTTCAGACCTGCGGAAGCACAATATCGGCTTTGTCTTTCAGAGCTTTAATCTAATTGATGAACTGACAGTGTTTGAAAATGTCGAACTGCCACTTGTCTACACCAATGTACCTGCAGCAGAACGCAAAAGACGCGTTGAAGAAGTCCTTGAAAAAGTACAGATAATGCACCGGCGCAATCACTTCCCTCAACAGTTGTCTGGAGGTCAGCAGCAGCGCGTTGCTGTCGCCCGCGCGGTCGTAAATAACCCTAAATTGATCCTTGCCGATGAGCCTACAGGTAACCTCGATTCCAATAATGGTAATGAGGTGATGCAGCTTCTCACTGAACTCAACGAGGCGGGCACGACCATCGTAATGGTAACACACAGTGAACATGATGCCAAATTTGCCGACCGTGTCATTCGTATGCTGGACGGTCAGGTGATCATGGAAACCTCGTCCTTAAGCTAG